Proteins from one Brevibacillus humidisoli genomic window:
- the ablB gene encoding putative beta-lysine N-acetyltransferase — MSTPDQARQMDGQQWIVDEPNQRIRVLRYDRARLRELHDYLGELAEEKCLTKLIVYAKKADLPVWEELGYRREGVIDGFFQGENAQMMSRFLTDERASSSAVELADEIIHISLQKAEAPANQTMPVGYRLRDGVEADAEALAQLYRMVFPVYPTPMDDPAYIRKTMREHTHYCVVEADGKIVSAASAEVTPAFGSAEMTDCATHPDYAGRGLLQPLFFALEEKLQAMGIYYLYTLTRAQSHGMNITAAKMGYTYRGRLINNCVIFSGFEDMNIWVKSFRPTWE; from the coding sequence ATGTCGACACCTGACCAAGCACGACAGATGGATGGCCAGCAATGGATTGTTGACGAACCGAACCAGCGTATTCGCGTCCTGCGCTATGATCGCGCTCGATTGAGGGAGCTGCATGATTACCTGGGGGAACTGGCAGAAGAGAAGTGTTTGACCAAACTGATCGTCTATGCCAAGAAGGCTGACCTACCCGTATGGGAAGAGCTAGGCTACCGTAGAGAAGGTGTGATTGACGGTTTTTTTCAGGGAGAAAATGCCCAAATGATGTCCCGGTTCTTAACAGATGAACGAGCGTCATCTTCCGCAGTGGAACTGGCAGATGAGATCATCCATATCAGTTTGCAAAAGGCAGAGGCCCCTGCAAATCAAACCATGCCTGTCGGTTACCGGCTGCGGGATGGTGTGGAAGCAGACGCTGAGGCACTGGCGCAGTTGTATCGAATGGTGTTTCCGGTTTATCCCACGCCGATGGATGACCCCGCGTATATCCGGAAAACGATGCGTGAGCATACTCACTACTGCGTCGTAGAGGCGGACGGCAAGATCGTCAGTGCTGCTTCGGCAGAAGTGACGCCCGCTTTTGGCTCGGCAGAGATGACCGATTGCGCCACCCATCCCGACTACGCCGGACGAGGCTTGCTGCAGCCGCTGTTTTTCGCTCTGGAGGAGAAGCTGCAGGCGATGGGGATTTATTATCTCTATACCTTGACGCGTGCTCAATCTCATGGGATGAACATAACGGCTGCCAAGATGGGATATACCTACCGAGGTCGGCTCATTAACAACTGCGTCATTTTTTCTGGCTTTGAAGATATGAACATCTGGGTCAAGTCGTTCCGCCCGACCTGGGAATAA
- a CDS encoding glycerophosphodiester phosphodiesterase, whose amino-acid sequence MRPWIFAHRGASARHPENTLEAFRAAIRLGADGIELDVQLTSDGEVVVIHDPWLDRTTDGTGLVQNRTFAELRRLSAGSWFDPRFSKSKIPSLREVLALVMPTRMQVILELKNFFVPQPELEKRVVELLRIYEMEQRAIISSFNFNSLLHIKELAPAVRTGLLYIGHLHEPWDIARQYQTEQLHVPKEEITPSLIRQAHRHRLEVIGWTINSSQTILRMRKLGIDGIITNYPRRARKVLHPKLDSG is encoded by the coding sequence GTGAGACCGTGGATCTTTGCGCACCGCGGCGCTTCCGCCCGCCATCCGGAAAATACCCTGGAAGCGTTTCGTGCCGCGATCAGGCTGGGTGCGGACGGGATCGAACTGGATGTGCAGTTGACGAGTGACGGGGAAGTAGTGGTCATCCACGACCCCTGGCTGGATCGGACGACTGACGGGACTGGCCTGGTGCAGAACCGCACGTTTGCCGAGCTTCGCCGCCTAAGCGCCGGCAGTTGGTTCGATCCCCGCTTTTCCAAATCAAAGATTCCTAGTCTGCGTGAGGTATTGGCGTTGGTGATGCCAACGCGGATGCAGGTGATTCTCGAGTTAAAAAATTTTTTCGTCCCTCAGCCGGAATTGGAAAAGCGGGTGGTCGAGCTGCTCCGCATCTATGAAATGGAGCAGCGCGCGATCATTTCATCGTTTAACTTTAACAGTCTCTTGCACATCAAAGAACTGGCCCCTGCTGTCCGCACCGGACTTCTATATATCGGTCATCTGCATGAACCGTGGGATATTGCACGGCAGTACCAGACAGAGCAGCTTCACGTCCCCAAAGAAGAAATCACGCCTTCCCTCATCCGACAGGCACATCGCCACAGGTTAGAGGTGATCGGCTGGACGATCAACAGCTCACAAACGATATTGCGGATGCGAAAGCTGGGGATCGATGGGATCATCACCAACTATCCACGGCGGGCACGAAAGGTTCTCCACCCGAAACTCGACTCTGGTTAA
- a CDS encoding TIGR01212 family radical SAM protein (This family includes YhcC from E. coli K-12, an uncharacterized radical SAM protein.): MKQVSEQKLVDVHTWGDKRYHTWNHHLRQQFHAKVFKVPLDGGFTCPNRDGKAAVGGCTFCSARGSGDFAGDRRMDLEKQFHDVKARLHEKWPSAKYIGYFQAFSNTYAPLEELRDMYELILRQEGVVGLSIATRPDCLPDDVVEYLAELNERTYLWVELGLQTIHERTQRLINRGHDYQCYLDGVEKLRKRNIRVCSHIIYGLPGETYGDMMETAQAVAHLDVQGIKIHLLHLLRHTPMVKQYEQGLVKFLSQEEYIRLVVDTLEILPPEMIVHRVTGDGPADLLIGPMWSRKKWEVLNGIDAELRRRDSWQGKYWSPL; encoded by the coding sequence ATGAAACAGGTTAGCGAGCAAAAGCTTGTCGACGTACACACCTGGGGCGACAAGCGTTATCATACATGGAACCATCACCTTCGACAGCAGTTTCACGCAAAAGTGTTTAAAGTGCCGCTCGATGGCGGATTTACCTGCCCTAATCGGGACGGCAAGGCGGCAGTTGGCGGTTGTACGTTTTGCAGTGCCCGTGGTTCAGGCGATTTCGCCGGTGATCGGAGAATGGATTTGGAAAAACAGTTCCACGATGTGAAGGCGCGCCTGCATGAGAAGTGGCCCAGTGCCAAGTATATCGGCTATTTCCAAGCCTTCAGCAACACGTACGCACCGCTGGAGGAACTGCGTGACATGTACGAATTGATCCTGCGGCAGGAGGGAGTAGTCGGGTTGTCCATTGCGACACGCCCAGACTGCCTTCCCGACGATGTGGTGGAGTATCTTGCCGAGTTGAATGAGCGTACCTATCTATGGGTTGAGCTTGGGCTGCAGACGATCCATGAGCGGACACAACGGTTGATCAACCGGGGACACGACTACCAGTGCTACCTGGACGGAGTAGAAAAATTGCGGAAGCGCAACATCCGGGTGTGCTCCCACATTATCTACGGGCTGCCGGGTGAAACATACGGGGACATGATGGAGACGGCACAGGCTGTAGCGCATCTGGACGTACAGGGGATCAAGATCCACCTGCTGCACTTGCTGCGCCATACGCCAATGGTGAAGCAGTATGAGCAGGGCCTAGTGAAGTTCCTTTCTCAGGAGGAGTATATCAGGTTGGTCGTCGATACATTGGAAATCCTTCCTCCAGAAATGATCGTGCATCGGGTTACAGGAGATGGGCCAGCGGATTTGCTGATTGGTCCGATGTGGAGCCGTAAAAAATGGGAGGTGTTGAACGGGATCGACGCTGAACTCAGAAGGCGCGACAGTTGGCAGGGGAAATACTGGTCTCCACTCTAA
- a CDS encoding alpha/beta fold hydrolase: MGYFVMVEPGVRLYVEDLNPGGNKTILFIHGWPLNHKQFEYQFTILPAMGYRCIGIDWRGFGQSDKPVSGYHYNRLADDIRAVIDTLQLDNITIVGHSTGGAIAIRYMARHNGCGVSNLVLVDAAAPVGFTTETANQLLTETLNDRPKMMQGVTDTFFFQYITGPFSEWFLQLGLQAAGWSTAAIIILLRDENLAADLQEIFVPTLIIHGIHDKVIPFAQAQELHQNIRNSQLVPFHYSGHGAFWEERDRFNQLLQQFINM, encoded by the coding sequence ATGGGTTACTTTGTGATGGTCGAACCTGGTGTACGATTATATGTAGAAGATCTGAACCCGGGGGGCAACAAGACGATTCTGTTTATACATGGTTGGCCATTAAACCATAAGCAGTTTGAATACCAGTTTACTATTCTTCCTGCAATGGGTTATCGATGCATTGGTATCGACTGGAGGGGATTCGGTCAGTCTGACAAACCTGTGAGTGGCTATCATTACAACCGATTGGCAGATGATATCCGCGCTGTAATTGACACTCTTCAATTAGACAACATTACTATCGTGGGTCACTCAACGGGTGGAGCGATCGCGATTCGTTATATGGCCAGGCACAATGGTTGCGGAGTATCCAATCTTGTCCTTGTAGACGCTGCAGCTCCCGTAGGTTTTACAACGGAAACGGCCAATCAATTGCTTACCGAAACGTTAAATGACAGACCTAAGATGATGCAGGGAGTAACAGACACTTTTTTCTTTCAGTATATTACCGGTCCTTTCTCAGAGTGGTTTCTCCAATTAGGGTTACAAGCGGCAGGTTGGTCAACCGCGGCAATCATCATTTTACTAAGAGATGAGAATCTTGCTGCTGATCTGCAAGAAATATTTGTTCCTACTTTAATCATTCACGGCATACACGACAAAGTAATTCCATTTGCACAAGCTCAGGAACTACATCAAAACATACGGAATTCACAGCTTGTTCCGTTTCATTACAGCGGTCATGGAGCTTTCTGGGAAGAACGTGACAGGTTTAATCAGCTATTGCAGCAATTTATCAACATGTAG